The following are from one region of the Hydrogenimonas sp. SS33 genome:
- a CDS encoding nitrilase-related carbon-nitrogen hydrolase, producing the protein MTISETGLRAFALQLKTHPGDFDRNITRLAEKVRGLPEGSLVVTPEVFVTGYPYDRLDDAANSGEKALSLMTGLSKGKIVTLTLIVKEKGRYYNRSFVFHDGNIVHTQNKVKLFLLGEEDRYLTAGSMEEIRPFEIDGIRFGLTVCFELRYPEIWLRLRGADAILVPARWGLPRKKHLEAMSRALGIANQCYCIVANSGDDEMARSSAIVTPNGDMHLDDLAETIEGRVDLRSVKKIRRYIKMG; encoded by the coding sequence TTGACGATTTCTGAGACCGGCCTTCGGGCCTTCGCGCTCCAGCTCAAAACCCACCCCGGCGATTTCGACCGCAACATTACGCGCCTTGCCGAAAAGGTGAGGGGCCTTCCGGAAGGAAGCCTCGTCGTCACCCCGGAAGTCTTCGTCACGGGCTATCCCTACGACAGGCTCGACGACGCGGCGAATAGCGGCGAAAAGGCACTGTCACTCATGACGGGTCTGTCAAAGGGGAAGATTGTCACATTGACACTCATCGTCAAAGAGAAGGGCCGCTACTACAACCGCTCTTTCGTCTTTCACGACGGCAACATCGTCCATACCCAAAACAAGGTGAAGCTCTTCCTTCTGGGTGAAGAGGACAGGTACCTGACGGCAGGTTCCATGGAGGAGATACGGCCCTTCGAGATTGACGGCATCCGCTTCGGCCTTACCGTCTGTTTCGAACTGCGCTATCCGGAGATCTGGCTCAGACTCAGAGGCGCCGACGCCATCCTCGTCCCCGCACGCTGGGGGTTGCCCAGAAAAAAACACCTCGAAGCGATGTCCCGGGCTCTTGGCATCGCCAACCAGTGCTACTGCATCGTCGCCAACAGCGGCGACGACGAGATGGCCCGAAGCAGCGCCATCGTCACCCCCAACGGCGACATGCATCTTGATGACCTCGCCGAGACGATCGAAGGAAGAGTCGACCTTCGCTCCGTCAAGAAAATCCGACGCTACATCAAAATGGGATAA